In the genome of Thiomicrospira aerophila AL3, one region contains:
- the ilvC gene encoding ketol-acid reductoisomerase translates to MQVYYDKDCDLSIIRGMKVAIIGFGSQGHAHAANLQDSGVDVTVGLRPGSSSIKKAEGYGLKTADVPTAVAGADLVMILTPDEFQSVLYKNEIEPNLKKGAVLAFAHGFAILYNQVVPRADLDVIMIAPKAPGHTVRSEFVKGGGIPDLIAVHQDVSGKAKSIALSYASGVGGGRTGIIETTFREECETDLFGEQAVLCGGAVELVKMGFETLVEAGYAPEMAYFECLHELKLIVDLMYEGGIANMNYSISNNAEYGEYVTGPQVINEESRMAMREALYNIQSGEYAKRFILEGMTNYPEMTAMRRINAEHPIEIVGEQLRSMMPWIQANKIVDKDKN, encoded by the coding sequence ATGCAAGTTTATTACGATAAAGATTGTGATCTTTCTATCATCCGTGGCATGAAGGTCGCGATTATCGGCTTCGGTTCACAAGGTCATGCGCACGCCGCCAACCTTCAGGATTCTGGCGTTGATGTTACTGTGGGTTTACGTCCTGGTTCATCTTCAATTAAAAAAGCTGAAGGTTATGGCCTTAAAACCGCTGATGTTCCCACCGCTGTTGCAGGTGCGGATCTAGTTATGATCCTAACGCCAGACGAATTCCAATCTGTCCTTTACAAAAACGAAATTGAACCTAACCTGAAAAAAGGTGCGGTATTAGCTTTTGCACATGGTTTTGCGATTCTTTACAACCAAGTAGTACCTCGTGCAGATCTTGATGTCATTATGATTGCACCTAAAGCACCAGGCCACACTGTGCGTTCAGAATTTGTTAAAGGCGGCGGTATTCCAGATCTTATCGCAGTTCACCAAGACGTATCAGGTAAAGCAAAATCTATCGCGCTTTCTTATGCTTCAGGTGTAGGCGGTGGTCGTACCGGTATTATCGAAACGACCTTCCGTGAAGAGTGTGAAACTGATCTCTTCGGTGAGCAAGCGGTTCTTTGTGGTGGTGCAGTTGAATTGGTTAAAATGGGCTTTGAAACCCTTGTTGAAGCGGGTTATGCCCCTGAAATGGCTTATTTCGAGTGTTTACACGAGTTAAAACTGATTGTTGACTTGATGTACGAAGGCGGCATTGCCAACATGAACTACTCCATTTCTAACAATGCCGAGTATGGTGAGTATGTGACTGGCCCACAGGTTATTAACGAAGAAAGCCGTATGGCAATGCGTGAAGCCCTCTATAACATCCAAAGCGGTGAGTATGCTAAGCGTTTTATTCTTGAAGGTATGACCAACTATCCAGAAATGACTGCGATGCGTCGTATCAATGCTGAGCACCCAATCGAAATCGTTGGTGAGCAATTACGCTCGATGATGCCTTGGATTCAGGCTAACAAGATTGTTGATAAAGATAAGAACTAA
- a CDS encoding FAD-dependent oxidoreductase yields the protein MPNVRQFLELDRQLPKKLEAAERRQNFEEIYTDFDAAEAMAQADRCLHCGNPYCEWACPVHNYIPNWLKLVAEGNVMEAVELSHKTNSLPEMCGRICPQDRLCEQACTLNDTNFGAVTIGAVERYISDVAIATGWLPDMSDVVKTDKKVAIIGAGPAGLAAADVLVRNGVQAVVFDKQPEIGGLLTFGIPQFKLDKKVVEHRRRVFEHMGVEFRLGIEVGKDIAFKDIISQYDAVFLGMGTYKPMRGNFPGEDLPGVYKALDFLVGNVKHELGLAQTPEPYVSMAGKRVVVLGGGDTTMDCTRTSIRQGASEVYCVYRRDEENMPGSRAEVKNAKEEGVQFKFNLAPVEVMGTDKVEGIKVIQTKMGEPDEKGRRRAETVPGSETIIPCDAVVVAFGFQPNPPEWFKHYNIELNSWEGVVASKDSLYPFQTTNPKVFAGGDMVRGSSLVVHAIAEARDAAEGILDYLEV from the coding sequence ATGCCAAACGTAAGACAATTTTTAGAATTAGACCGCCAACTTCCTAAGAAACTTGAAGCGGCAGAACGTCGCCAAAATTTTGAAGAAATTTATACAGATTTCGATGCAGCCGAAGCCATGGCACAAGCTGATCGTTGTTTGCACTGCGGTAACCCCTACTGCGAATGGGCCTGTCCAGTTCACAACTATATTCCAAACTGGTTAAAACTGGTTGCTGAGGGCAATGTGATGGAAGCGGTTGAGCTATCACATAAAACCAACTCATTGCCTGAAATGTGTGGTCGCATTTGCCCTCAAGACCGTCTATGTGAGCAGGCCTGCACACTCAATGACACCAACTTTGGTGCAGTTACCATTGGAGCGGTAGAACGCTATATTAGTGATGTCGCGATTGCAACTGGCTGGCTGCCTGACATGTCCGATGTCGTTAAAACTGACAAGAAAGTAGCCATCATAGGTGCTGGGCCAGCAGGCCTGGCAGCAGCAGATGTCCTTGTTCGCAATGGTGTTCAGGCGGTTGTATTTGATAAACAGCCAGAAATTGGTGGCTTACTGACATTTGGTATCCCCCAATTCAAACTTGACAAGAAAGTGGTCGAACACCGTCGTCGCGTATTTGAGCACATGGGTGTAGAGTTCCGTCTAGGTATTGAAGTGGGCAAGGACATTGCATTTAAAGATATCATCAGCCAATATGATGCTGTTTTTTTAGGAATGGGCACCTATAAGCCGATGCGCGGCAACTTCCCTGGTGAAGACTTACCAGGTGTTTATAAAGCACTCGATTTCTTGGTCGGCAACGTTAAGCATGAACTTGGCCTCGCACAAACACCCGAACCCTATGTTTCAATGGCAGGCAAACGCGTTGTTGTATTAGGTGGTGGTGACACGACAATGGACTGTACCCGTACCTCTATTCGTCAGGGTGCAAGCGAAGTTTACTGCGTTTATCGTCGTGATGAAGAAAACATGCCCGGCTCGCGCGCCGAAGTCAAAAATGCCAAGGAAGAAGGTGTTCAATTCAAGTTCAACCTTGCGCCTGTTGAGGTAATGGGCACTGATAAAGTTGAAGGCATCAAGGTTATTCAAACCAAAATGGGAGAGCCTGATGAAAAAGGTCGCCGTCGTGCTGAAACCGTACCTGGTTCAGAAACCATTATTCCTTGTGATGCTGTAGTCGTCGCATTTGGCTTCCAACCCAATCCACCTGAGTGGTTCAAGCATTACAATATTGAGTTAAATAGCTGGGAGGGGGTGGTTGCTTCAAAAGATAGCTTGTATCCTTTCCAAACCACTAATCCTAAAGTTTTCGCTGGGGGTGACATGGTCAGAGGCTCAAGTCTGGTTGTTCATGCTATTGCTGAAGCGCGTGATGCAGCAGAAGGTATCTTGGACTATCTAGAGGTTTAA
- the gltB gene encoding glutamate synthase large subunit: MNSLNTLKGLYSPDFEKENCGFGLIANMDDQPSHWLVATAIKSLSKMTHRGGVAADCCTGDGCGLLIKRPSAFFEAQAQQLNIALDPLYAVGMVFLSKDAELAKRAKDTLTDAINTQGLQLAGWRDVPVNSNVLGAQALSMEPTIQQVFVNAPADISENEFNRKLFTARRKTEMAVEPHDTDFYIASLNSQLIAYKGLVMPRELELYFLDLVDPDFASSSISYHQRFSTNTMPQWRLAQPFRFLAHNGELNTIRGNRNWALARQQKFETPLIPELAELKPLVAQSGSDSNSLDNMLEVLMMGDMSVFQALRLLIPPAWQNVPHMDADLKAFLEYNSMHMEPWDGPAGLVINTGKYAICGVDRNGLRPTRYVITKDRHITFASEIGVYDYAPEDVAEKGRLKPGQVIAVDLENGQLLMPDQIDHALKTAKPYRQWMDAGYRYLEEKYDQEALNDNWDAKTVNCYQKYYQVSFEERDQIIRVLAESAQEAVGSMGDDAPLPVFSHKPRSVFDYFRQMFAQVTNPPIDPLREAIVMSLNTCFGRELNMFEEGPDHAHRLEVKSPILTPSMMNQLLTLDDPDYRAQTFSLNYDANQTDLKSAIIKMNEQVAAAVTAGVTLVILSDENISAEMTSIPAVMATGALHHHLIKAGLRTEANIIVATGTARDPHHFAVLFGYGATAVYPYLAYAAIADMQRTKELDPATPVGKLISNYRKGINKGLMKIMSKMGISTLPSYRGSQLFEAVGLSSEIVKLCFPGTANRIEGTKFDHLEQDQLRLAKEAFNPRKKISQGGLLKYVHDGEYHAYNPDVVDNLRKAVQTGEKRYYDIFADLVNNRPAMTIRDMITFRKDIKAISIDEVEPLTSIYKRFDSAGISLGALSPEAHESLAIAMNRLGARSNSGEGAEDPSRYGTEKMSKIKQIASGRFGVTAHYLRNAEVLQIKVAQGAKPGEGGQLPGHKVDMTIAKLRHSVPGVTLISPPPHHDIYSIEDLAQLIYDLKQINPNALVSVKLVAEPGVGTIAAGVAKAYADLITISGYDGGTGASPITSVKYAGNPFEMGLAETHQVLRANDLRGQVIVQADGGLKTGLDVVKAAILGAESFGFGTAPMIALGCKYLRICHLNTCAVGVATQDERLRKEHYIGLPEMVMHYFQFVAEETREWLAKLGVRSLGELVGRTDLLAIIDNPLTDKQRNLDLSSIIGDGGVPANKPQTVQVARNNPWDRGDLAEEMVKQVLPAIEAKSGGIFNFKLVNTGRSIGARVAGEIAERYGNHDMASTPITLKLTGIAGQSFGVFNVDGLNLHLEGDANDYVGKGMAGGEIVITPPKGSAFNPRFTPIVGNTCLYGATGGRLFAQGTGGERFAVRNSGAIAVVEGLGDHGCEYMTGGTIVSLGEVGVNFGAGMSGGMAFILDLDRSLPDRLNGEMVEAIRIDTEITEDHRKYLKQLLTEYAQKTQSSWGQEVLANFSQYIGHFWLVKSRAIDMKTLMQLFANDAA; the protein is encoded by the coding sequence ATGAATTCACTGAACACCCTAAAAGGCCTTTACTCCCCAGATTTTGAAAAAGAGAACTGTGGTTTTGGTTTAATTGCTAACATGGATGACCAACCGAGTCATTGGCTGGTAGCAACAGCGATTAAGTCATTATCTAAAATGACCCATCGTGGCGGGGTCGCAGCAGACTGCTGCACAGGTGATGGGTGTGGTCTGCTAATCAAGCGTCCCTCTGCATTTTTTGAAGCACAGGCTCAACAATTAAATATTGCATTAGACCCACTCTACGCCGTGGGCATGGTCTTTTTAAGCAAAGATGCCGAACTGGCTAAGCGTGCCAAAGATACGCTTACAGACGCGATTAACACGCAAGGCTTACAGCTTGCCGGATGGCGAGATGTGCCGGTCAACTCTAATGTGCTAGGTGCCCAAGCCTTATCAATGGAGCCCACCATCCAGCAGGTATTTGTTAATGCACCAGCGGATATCAGTGAAAATGAGTTCAATCGTAAACTGTTTACCGCACGCCGCAAAACAGAAATGGCCGTTGAACCTCATGATACGGATTTTTATATCGCCTCCCTCAATTCGCAGCTGATTGCCTACAAAGGCTTGGTCATGCCACGGGAGTTAGAATTGTATTTCCTTGATTTAGTTGACCCTGATTTTGCCTCATCGTCCATCTCTTATCACCAGCGTTTTTCTACCAACACCATGCCACAATGGCGTTTGGCGCAGCCCTTCCGCTTCCTTGCGCACAACGGTGAACTCAATACGATTCGTGGTAACCGTAACTGGGCATTAGCACGTCAGCAAAAGTTTGAGACACCCTTAATTCCTGAACTCGCTGAACTCAAGCCATTAGTTGCACAGTCTGGCTCGGACTCAAATAGCCTTGATAATATGCTCGAAGTGTTGATGATGGGCGACATGTCGGTTTTCCAAGCGTTACGCCTCCTGATTCCACCTGCCTGGCAGAATGTCCCGCACATGGATGCCGACCTAAAAGCATTTTTAGAATACAACTCCATGCATATGGAACCTTGGGATGGCCCAGCAGGCCTGGTCATTAACACCGGTAAATATGCTATTTGTGGTGTGGATCGTAATGGTTTACGACCTACACGCTATGTCATCACCAAAGATCGTCATATTACCTTTGCTTCCGAGATTGGCGTTTATGATTATGCACCCGAAGACGTCGCCGAGAAGGGTCGACTAAAACCGGGCCAAGTAATTGCAGTTGATTTAGAAAATGGTCAGCTTTTAATGCCTGATCAGATCGATCACGCATTAAAAACCGCCAAACCCTACCGTCAGTGGATGGATGCAGGTTATCGCTATCTAGAAGAAAAGTACGACCAAGAGGCATTAAATGACAATTGGGATGCTAAAACCGTCAATTGCTATCAAAAATATTATCAGGTGAGCTTTGAGGAACGCGACCAAATTATCCGTGTACTCGCCGAGTCTGCACAAGAGGCCGTTGGATCAATGGGTGACGACGCCCCGCTGCCGGTGTTCTCGCACAAACCACGCTCGGTATTTGATTACTTCCGTCAAATGTTCGCACAGGTCACCAATCCTCCTATTGACCCGTTACGCGAGGCGATCGTCATGTCGCTCAACACCTGTTTTGGCCGCGAGCTCAATATGTTTGAAGAAGGTCCGGATCATGCGCATCGATTAGAAGTGAAGTCACCGATTTTAACACCGAGTATGATGAATCAACTATTAACTTTGGATGACCCGGATTATCGCGCTCAGACCTTTAGCTTGAACTATGATGCCAATCAAACAGATCTAAAGTCAGCTATTATTAAAATGAATGAACAGGTAGCTGCAGCCGTGACAGCGGGTGTTACTTTGGTCATTTTAAGCGATGAAAACATTAGCGCGGAGATGACTTCAATCCCAGCGGTTATGGCAACCGGTGCACTACATCATCACTTAATTAAAGCAGGCTTGCGGACTGAAGCAAACATAATCGTTGCGACAGGCACAGCACGTGATCCTCACCATTTCGCCGTACTCTTTGGCTATGGCGCGACAGCGGTTTATCCTTACCTTGCCTATGCCGCTATTGCTGACATGCAGCGCACTAAGGAATTAGATCCTGCTACCCCAGTCGGCAAGTTAATCAGTAACTACCGCAAAGGCATCAATAAGGGCTTGATGAAAATCATGTCTAAAATGGGTATTTCCACCCTACCCTCCTACCGAGGCTCGCAGTTGTTTGAGGCGGTAGGTTTGAGTTCAGAAATTGTCAAGCTGTGCTTCCCTGGTACAGCCAACCGTATTGAAGGTACCAAGTTCGACCATCTTGAGCAGGATCAGTTGCGCCTAGCAAAAGAAGCATTTAATCCACGCAAAAAGATTTCTCAAGGTGGCCTACTAAAATACGTCCATGACGGTGAATACCACGCCTATAACCCAGATGTGGTTGATAACCTGCGTAAAGCTGTGCAAACTGGCGAAAAACGCTACTATGACATCTTTGCTGATTTGGTAAACAACCGTCCAGCCATGACCATTCGTGACATGATTACTTTCCGCAAGGATATCAAAGCTATCTCTATTGATGAGGTCGAGCCGCTAACCAGTATTTACAAACGCTTCGACAGCGCGGGCATTTCGCTTGGTGCCTTGTCTCCAGAGGCGCATGAGTCACTTGCCATTGCGATGAACCGTTTAGGTGCGCGCTCTAACTCTGGTGAAGGTGCGGAGGACCCGAGTCGCTATGGCACTGAAAAAATGTCAAAGATCAAACAGATTGCCTCTGGACGCTTTGGTGTCACCGCGCATTACCTACGTAATGCGGAAGTGCTACAAATCAAAGTAGCACAAGGTGCAAAACCGGGTGAAGGTGGTCAGTTGCCGGGGCATAAGGTCGATATGACCATTGCCAAGCTGCGTCATTCTGTACCTGGCGTAACCTTGATTTCGCCACCACCGCACCACGACATCTACTCTATTGAAGACTTGGCACAGCTTATTTATGACCTGAAGCAGATTAATCCTAATGCGTTAGTGTCAGTTAAACTGGTGGCAGAACCGGGCGTAGGCACCATTGCGGCGGGTGTGGCCAAGGCCTATGCCGATCTTATTACGATTTCTGGCTATGATGGCGGCACCGGTGCTAGCCCAATCACCTCGGTAAAATATGCAGGTAACCCGTTTGAAATGGGCTTAGCAGAAACCCACCAAGTTTTACGTGCCAACGATCTACGTGGTCAAGTTATTGTTCAAGCAGATGGCGGCTTAAAAACAGGGCTAGACGTAGTGAAGGCAGCTATTTTGGGTGCAGAATCCTTTGGATTTGGTACAGCACCGATGATTGCACTGGGTTGTAAATACCTTCGTATTTGCCATTTGAACACCTGTGCCGTTGGGGTTGCCACCCAGGATGAGCGTTTACGCAAAGAGCACTATATTGGTTTACCAGAGATGGTCATGCACTACTTCCAATTTGTAGCTGAAGAAACACGTGAGTGGTTGGCTAAACTGGGTGTACGCAGCCTGGGTGAATTAGTGGGTCGTACCGACCTTCTAGCCATTATTGACAACCCATTAACTGACAAACAGCGCAACCTTGATCTAAGTAGCATTATTGGTGATGGCGGTGTACCAGCTAATAAACCTCAAACCGTTCAGGTTGCCCGCAATAATCCATGGGATCGTGGCGATCTTGCTGAAGAAATGGTTAAGCAGGTATTACCGGCAATCGAAGCTAAGTCAGGTGGCATCTTTAACTTTAAACTGGTGAACACAGGCCGCTCAATTGGTGCACGAGTGGCCGGTGAAATTGCCGAACGCTATGGTAATCATGACATGGCATCCACACCCATTACCTTAAAGCTAACTGGGATTGCAGGACAATCATTTGGTGTCTTTAACGTTGACGGCCTCAATTTACACCTTGAAGGCGATGCTAACGATTACGTTGGTAAAGGTATGGCCGGTGGTGAAATTGTTATCACCCCACCAAAAGGCTCAGCGTTTAACCCACGTTTTACTCCTATTGTGGGCAACACATGCTTGTATGGTGCAACAGGCGGTCGTTTATTTGCTCAGGGAACAGGCGGAGAGCGTTTTGCAGTTCGTAACTCGGGTGCCATCGCTGTTGTTGAAGGCTTAGGCGATCATGGCTGTGAATATATGACTGGCGGAACCATCGTGAGCCTAGGTGAAGTCGGCGTCAATTTTGGGGCCGGTATGTCAGGCGGCATGGCGTTTATTCTAGACCTTGATCGCTCACTACCCGATCGCCTGAATGGTGAGATGGTTGAGGCGATTAGAATTGACACCGAGATCACAGAAGACCATCGTAAATACCTAAAGCAGTTACTCACTGAGTATGCCCAAAAGACACAAAGCTCATGGGGACAAGAAGTCTTGGCTAATTTCAGCCAGTACATTGGCCACTTCTGGCTCGTTAAATCACGTGCCATTGACATGAAAACCCTAATGCAATTGTTTGCCAATGATGCGGCTTAA
- the gdhA gene encoding NADP-specific glutamate dehydrogenase gives MSLKLEDSLGLIYQEVLKRNPGEPEFHQAAIEVFESLNPVMAKHPEIAKKKILQRICEPERQIIFRVPWVDDRGEIQVNRGFRVQFNSALGPYKGGIRFHPSVNLSVIKFLGFEQIFKNSLTGLPIGGGKGGSDFDPKGKSDNEIMRFCQSFMTELYRHIGEHTDVPAGDIGVGAREIGYMFGQYKRITNRYESGVFTGKGVAWGGSLARKEATGYGTVFFAQEMLKARGDSLDGKTVIVSGSGNVAIYAIEKAITYGAKVIACSDSSGYIVDENGLDLDLIKRLKEVEYARIEKYAEQVKHAKFYKEGSIWSVPCDVALPCATQNELNAKDAEMLVKNGCKTVAEGANMPCTPDAIRILQAAKTSYGPGKAANAGGVATSALEMQQNASRDSWSHDYTEARLQDIMINIHKTCYETAAEYGCPGDYVMGANIAGFLRVSNAIDAMGVI, from the coding sequence ATGAGTTTAAAGTTAGAAGATAGCTTGGGTTTAATCTATCAGGAAGTATTAAAGAGAAACCCAGGGGAGCCGGAGTTTCATCAGGCAGCTATTGAAGTGTTTGAAAGCTTAAATCCGGTAATGGCTAAGCACCCTGAAATCGCTAAGAAAAAAATTTTGCAGCGTATTTGTGAGCCGGAGCGTCAGATTATTTTCCGTGTGCCTTGGGTTGATGACCGTGGCGAGATTCAGGTTAATCGTGGATTCCGCGTCCAATTTAATAGCGCACTGGGTCCTTACAAGGGCGGAATTCGCTTCCATCCATCCGTAAACCTGAGTGTGATCAAATTTTTAGGCTTTGAGCAGATTTTCAAAAACTCGCTGACCGGTTTACCGATTGGTGGCGGAAAAGGCGGCAGTGACTTTGATCCAAAAGGCAAATCAGACAATGAGATTATGCGTTTTTGCCAGAGCTTTATGACCGAGTTGTATCGTCATATTGGTGAGCATACCGACGTGCCTGCGGGTGATATTGGTGTTGGCGCGCGTGAGATAGGTTATATGTTTGGTCAATATAAGCGTATCACCAACCGTTATGAATCAGGTGTGTTTACCGGTAAGGGCGTGGCCTGGGGTGGTTCTTTGGCGCGCAAAGAAGCGACCGGTTATGGCACGGTGTTCTTTGCACAAGAAATGCTGAAAGCGCGTGGTGATAGTCTGGATGGCAAAACGGTGATAGTATCCGGTTCGGGGAACGTGGCGATTTATGCGATTGAAAAAGCCATTACCTATGGCGCTAAAGTCATTGCCTGTTCGGATTCGAGCGGTTACATCGTTGATGAAAACGGGTTAGATTTAGACCTGATCAAGCGCCTGAAAGAGGTTGAGTATGCACGTATTGAGAAGTACGCAGAACAGGTGAAGCATGCAAAGTTCTATAAGGAAGGTTCAATTTGGTCAGTGCCGTGTGATGTGGCCTTGCCTTGTGCGACGCAAAATGAATTGAATGCTAAGGATGCTGAGATGCTGGTGAAGAATGGTTGTAAAACCGTTGCGGAAGGGGCAAATATGCCTTGTACACCAGATGCGATTCGCATTTTGCAAGCGGCAAAAACATCTTATGGTCCAGGTAAGGCGGCCAATGCTGGCGGTGTAGCGACCAGTGCGCTTGAAATGCAGCAAAACGCCAGTCGTGATTCTTGGTCGCATGACTATACCGAGGCGCGTTTGCAGGACATTATGATTAACATCCATAAGACCTGTTATGAAACCGCCGCTGAGTATGGCTGTCCGGGTGATTATGTGATGGGTGCGAATATTGCAGGTTTCTTGCGTGTCAGTAATGCCATTGATGCGATGGGTGTGATATAA
- the gpmI gene encoding 2,3-bisphosphoglycerate-independent phosphoglycerate mutase, translating into MTEQTIKTRKLAGLIILDGWGHNPNPEHNAIAQASTPVWDSLLAKHPNTLINTSGLNVGLPDGQMGNSEVGHLNLGAGRVVYQELTRIQKAIDDGDFFENSAFVHAIDAATSRGRAVHIMGLLSDGGVHSHINHIKAVLSLAVKRGAKTYLHVFTDGRDTAPQSALGYIKEIEAHMKDIGGGRIASVTGRYFALDRDNRWDRVQKAFEVICSGQAEFESQSAKKSVKDAYARGETDEFIQATTILKKNGKKVKVKDGDAIIFMNYRSDRARQLTRAFIEKDFADFHRSVSPVLSDFVTLTEYNKNFNTPIAFHPTKLINTYGEWVSKQGLKQLRIAETEKYAHVTFFFNGGIEAPYQGEDRILVPSPKVATYDLQPEMSVPEVADKLCEAIRSGKYDTFICNLANPDMVGHSGNMDACIKAVEAVDQALGQILEAMQETDGELIITADHGNVEQLWDESTNSPLTAHTTNPVPLVYVGHRQTDLRADGSLPDVIPTLFDMMTLNQPEEMTGRSLLQP; encoded by the coding sequence ATGACCGAACAAACCATCAAGACCCGCAAGCTAGCAGGCCTTATTATCCTTGACGGCTGGGGACACAACCCCAACCCCGAACATAATGCGATTGCGCAAGCCAGCACCCCTGTTTGGGATAGCCTGTTGGCCAAACACCCCAATACGTTAATCAATACATCCGGCTTAAATGTGGGCTTGCCTGACGGCCAAATGGGCAATTCCGAAGTAGGACACTTAAACCTAGGCGCCGGACGCGTGGTGTACCAAGAACTCACCCGCATCCAAAAAGCCATCGACGACGGTGATTTTTTTGAAAACAGCGCGTTTGTTCACGCGATCGATGCAGCAACCTCACGTGGTCGTGCTGTGCATATTATGGGACTGCTTTCCGATGGCGGCGTTCACTCACACATTAATCACATCAAAGCAGTGTTAAGTCTTGCTGTTAAACGTGGTGCTAAAACCTATCTGCATGTTTTCACCGATGGGCGTGATACTGCGCCGCAAAGTGCACTGGGCTACATCAAAGAAATTGAAGCGCATATGAAAGACATCGGCGGCGGCCGGATTGCATCCGTCACCGGGCGCTACTTTGCCTTAGATCGTGACAATCGTTGGGATCGAGTACAAAAAGCTTTCGAAGTCATATGTAGCGGCCAGGCTGAATTTGAATCCCAAAGCGCCAAAAAGTCAGTTAAAGACGCCTATGCACGTGGCGAAACCGATGAATTTATCCAAGCCACGACGATTTTGAAAAAGAACGGCAAAAAGGTCAAAGTCAAAGACGGCGATGCGATTATCTTTATGAACTATCGCTCAGACCGCGCGCGTCAATTAACACGCGCGTTTATTGAAAAAGACTTTGCCGACTTCCACCGTTCGGTTTCACCGGTGTTGAGCGACTTTGTTACCCTGACGGAATACAATAAAAACTTCAACACGCCAATTGCCTTTCACCCAACCAAACTAATCAACACCTACGGCGAGTGGGTATCAAAGCAGGGACTCAAGCAATTACGCATTGCCGAAACCGAAAAGTACGCCCATGTCACTTTCTTCTTCAATGGCGGCATCGAGGCACCCTACCAAGGTGAAGACCGCATTTTAGTGCCTTCACCCAAAGTCGCAACCTATGACCTGCAACCTGAAATGTCAGTACCTGAGGTCGCTGACAAACTCTGTGAAGCCATTCGTTCAGGAAAATATGACACCTTTATTTGCAACCTCGCTAACCCTGACATGGTCGGTCATTCAGGTAATATGGACGCCTGTATTAAGGCCGTTGAAGCGGTTGACCAAGCACTTGGACAAATCTTGGAGGCCATGCAAGAAACCGATGGCGAATTAATCATTACCGCTGACCATGGTAATGTTGAACAGCTTTGGGATGAATCTACCAATAGCCCATTGACAGCACACACCACCAACCCTGTACCCTTGGTCTATGTCGGCCATCGTCAAACCGACCTGCGGGCCGACGGTAGTTTGCCGGATGTGATTCCAACCCTGTTTGATATGATGACACTGAATCAACCTGAAGAAATGACCGGACGGTCTTTACTCCAGCCATAA
- a CDS encoding rhodanese-like domain-containing protein, whose amino-acid sequence MFADFVAQNVLLFVALGVIMLMLLYSYVGDRFLGYQQVSPEEATRLYNQGALVVDVRSDAEYKTGYIGEARHISSTEFKDKMSTLEHFKDKQILVYCQSGARSGGAASQLVKAGFKQVANLRGGVLAWKMAGLPLNQPVSKKARRKGKGLV is encoded by the coding sequence ATGTTTGCGGATTTTGTTGCTCAAAATGTATTGTTGTTTGTGGCCCTTGGTGTGATTATGCTGATGCTACTTTATTCTTATGTAGGTGACCGTTTTTTGGGTTATCAACAGGTTTCGCCAGAAGAAGCTACTCGCCTATATAATCAGGGCGCGTTGGTGGTGGATGTGCGTTCTGATGCGGAATATAAAACGGGTTATATTGGCGAGGCGCGACATATTTCCAGTACTGAATTTAAAGATAAGATGTCAACTCTTGAGCACTTTAAAGACAAGCAGATTTTAGTTTATTGCCAATCTGGCGCGCGCTCAGGCGGAGCGGCGAGTCAATTAGTTAAAGCGGGTTTTAAACAAGTTGCTAACTTACGCGGTGGCGTGCTGGCATGGAAGATGGCTGGATTGCCACTTAATCAACCAGTTTCAAAAAAAGCGCGTCGAAAAGGAAAGGGATTAGTATGA
- the grxC gene encoding glutaredoxin 3, translating into MNCEVIVYANNTCPYCSKARKLLEQKGVAYTWHNIDQIPNGWQKVKEVSGRNTIPQIFIGDHHVGGCDDLYAADKSGQLDELLAKVK; encoded by the coding sequence ATGAATTGTGAGGTGATTGTCTATGCCAACAACACCTGTCCCTATTGTTCCAAAGCGCGTAAACTGCTTGAGCAAAAAGGTGTTGCCTATACCTGGCACAATATTGATCAGATTCCAAATGGTTGGCAAAAAGTAAAAGAAGTGTCAGGTCGTAATACTATTCCTCAAATTTTTATTGGTGACCATCATGTTGGTGGTTGTGATGATTTATATGCAGCTGATAAATCTGGTCAGCTAGATGAGCTATTAGCAAAGGTTAAGTGA